A genome region from Sphingobacteriaceae bacterium GW460-11-11-14-LB5 includes the following:
- a CDS encoding twin-arginine translocase TatA/TatE family subunit has product MSAIEIILIGVVILLIFGGKKIPELMRGIGRSVKEFKDAKDEPPVK; this is encoded by the coding sequence ATGTCTGCAATAGAAATTATTTTAATAGGAGTGGTTATCCTGCTTATTTTTGGTGGTAAAAAAATACCGGAATTGATGAGGGGAATTGGGAGAAGTGTGAAAGAATTTAAGGATGCCAAAGATGAACCTCCTGTTAAATAA
- a CDS encoding phosphohydrolase gives MIQVNDFLYGKMELPAVFSDLLNTDTLKRLGGIHQSGAIFLVNPDICHSRLEHAIGVTMLIRMLGGSELEQIAGLLHDISHTAFSHVGDYVFDNTDEDYHEKVFAEVLCKSEVPDVLLNYGYNVNQILYGTFDILEQPLPALCADRLDYTLRDGVHGGIISRQRAREFLTSVVLKDGKIAVNVETEVLWINEAFEKLNNDMFKLPLNLYANGKMAELIKKFLNKGILVESDLFKTDIMLLNKIRTSYEGYEAIKSIKQLKGFAEFMRHGAVPKIKKRTLNALLV, from the coding sequence ATGATCCAGGTAAACGATTTTTTGTATGGCAAAATGGAATTGCCGGCGGTATTTTCTGATCTGTTAAATACGGATACTTTAAAAAGGTTGGGCGGGATCCATCAAAGCGGGGCTATATTTTTGGTCAACCCGGATATCTGTCATTCGCGACTGGAGCATGCCATTGGCGTAACCATGTTGATCAGGATGTTAGGTGGCTCAGAACTGGAACAAATTGCCGGTTTGCTGCACGATATTTCGCATACTGCTTTTTCTCATGTGGGAGATTATGTTTTCGACAATACAGATGAAGATTATCATGAAAAGGTTTTTGCAGAAGTTTTATGTAAATCGGAAGTGCCTGATGTACTGTTAAATTATGGATACAATGTTAACCAGATTTTGTACGGTACTTTTGATATTTTAGAACAACCCTTGCCAGCGCTCTGTGCCGATCGTTTGGATTATACTTTACGGGACGGGGTTCATGGTGGGATAATTTCCCGTCAGCGTGCCCGCGAATTTTTGACTTCCGTTGTTTTGAAGGATGGAAAAATAGCCGTGAATGTAGAGACTGAGGTGCTTTGGATCAATGAAGCTTTCGAAAAGCTCAATAATGATATGTTTAAATTACCACTTAATTTATATGCCAATGGCAAAATGGCCGAACTGATTAAGAAATTTCTGAATAAAGGGATATTAGTTGAAAGTGACCTGTTTAAAACAGATATCATGCTGCTAAACAAAATCAGAACTTCTTATGAAGGATACGAAGCCATTAAGTCAATCAAACAATTAAAAGGTTTTGCCGAATTTATGCGTCATGGCGCGGTGCCTAAAATCAAAAAGAGGACTTTAAATGCCTTGCTAGTCTAG
- a CDS encoding ABC transporter, whose product MKTQKSIPTTKVERSAKFVKTGIQIGGNYIKHYSKKLFNPEMDREQLNEDNATDIYKSLSELKGSALKIAQMLSMDKNILPKSYVDKFTQSQYNAPPLSGPLIVRTFTKNFGKTPENIFDSFNLSSSNAASIGQVHQATLNGKKLAVKIQYPGVGDSISSDLKLVKPFAFRLLGMSERELNIYIKEVEERLLEETDYELEVRRSIEFSEACKNLSHVIFPKYYPELSGKRIITMDWIDGLHLKEFLQTNPSQALRNKIGQALWDFYNFQQHELRAVHADPHPGNFMITPDENLGVIDFGCIKEMPDDFYYPFFSLISTDVIHDKNKTIDAFRKLDMIHADDSPEQVEFYHQSYREMISLFAKPYTSKSFDFSKPDFFEQLYRYGEKISKMPEFKQARGVKHFIYVNRTNFGLYTILHELKATVKTDTYKPNV is encoded by the coding sequence ATGAAGACACAAAAAAGTATTCCAACTACCAAGGTAGAGCGTTCGGCAAAATTTGTTAAAACCGGTATTCAGATTGGGGGCAATTATATTAAACATTACTCCAAAAAATTGTTTAACCCTGAAATGGACCGCGAACAGCTAAACGAAGATAATGCCACCGACATTTATAAATCACTGAGCGAATTAAAGGGAAGTGCCTTAAAAATTGCACAGATGCTGAGCATGGATAAAAATATCCTGCCAAAATCATATGTAGATAAATTTACCCAGTCGCAATACAATGCCCCGCCCCTTTCGGGTCCATTAATTGTCCGGACTTTTACCAAAAATTTCGGTAAAACACCTGAAAACATTTTCGATAGTTTTAACTTAAGCTCCAGCAATGCAGCTTCTATCGGACAGGTGCACCAGGCAACGCTTAATGGTAAAAAACTGGCCGTTAAAATTCAATATCCAGGTGTAGGTGATAGCATTTCTTCTGATTTAAAACTGGTAAAACCTTTCGCTTTCCGTTTATTGGGCATGTCGGAAAGGGAATTGAATATCTATATTAAAGAAGTTGAAGAACGTTTGCTCGAAGAAACAGATTACGAACTGGAAGTTAGGCGTTCAATAGAATTTTCTGAAGCCTGTAAAAACCTCTCTCATGTGATTTTTCCGAAATATTATCCCGAATTATCTGGAAAGCGGATCATTACCATGGATTGGATTGATGGCTTACATTTAAAAGAGTTTTTACAAACCAATCCTTCTCAAGCGCTGCGAAATAAAATCGGTCAGGCGCTGTGGGATTTCTACAACTTTCAACAGCACGAACTCAGGGCCGTACATGCCGATCCACATCCGGGAAATTTTATGATTACGCCGGACGAAAATTTGGGTGTAATTGATTTTGGCTGTATTAAGGAAATGCCTGATGATTTTTATTACCCGTTTTTCTCCTTAATTTCAACTGATGTAATTCATGATAAAAATAAAACGATAGATGCTTTTAGAAAACTGGACATGATTCATGCAGACGATTCTCCTGAACAGGTTGAGTTTTATCATCAATCGTATAGAGAGATGATCAGCCTGTTTGCCAAGCCTTATACCAGTAAATCTTTCGATTTTAGTAAGCCTGACTTTTTTGAGCAACTGTATAGGTATGGTGAAAAGATTTCGAAAATGCCGGAATTTAAGCAGGCACGGGGCGTAAAACATTTTATTTATGTTAACCGGACTAATTTTGGCCTGTATACGATATTACATGAATTAAAGGCAACGGTTAAAACAGATACTTATAAACCTAATGTATAG